In Methanococcoides sp. AM1, one genomic interval encodes:
- a CDS encoding histidine kinase dimerization/phosphoacceptor domain -containing protein → MALRKIEWKNVPLRSKLILFIVIGVLLVLVTSTAVIISTVTNQEVDLAYEQSIEKSRGYANQFDVDMRKNHAIGKTIANSMAAYETADRDEVNEILKEIAVENPDLLGTYVCYEPNAFDGNDITFVDTQGHDSTGRFIPYWNRINGDLQLDPLLNYDTSDYYQLPKILKEDQIIDPYFYEGVFIVSYVTPIIKEGKFIGIGGVDVSLTYLDEVVSEVKAFDTGYAFMTGNTGILVSQPEQKDWIGYKTLYDFDVPEITTMADDIKVGEGGYIDTIDPTTGKEVVMFYEPIKTGDFSFILVVPKEEMLAGVVELRNNLIVISTISIIFMTGLAALIAGFVTRPINAIVASFKDVSDAAVGGKIYARADTEVDIDFKDIPLGLNEILDAFTKPMADTMRVANGLAKGELETRIAPGLKGDFKDLGDTLDRFAEKLNNIIDESNSVLMAFQREDFTHQISIKGEGDFKILTDGIEETRQALYKITSEQKKAKQELIKYAEELEHSNQMKEEMEHVIENSPVVVFKWKPEKGWPIEFVSKNISQFGYSLEDFESGKVKYGDIVHPQDLARVEAELQRRCDEGYSKFNIEYRILTKYGTVLWADERTFIRRDEDGNVNYLQGIIVNIDERKRAEEALIKIEDIRKKEIHHRIKNNLQVISTLLYLESDKFKDKKVKEAFRDSQDRVRTMALVHEKLYQSEDMESIDFADYTKNLINYLSQSYVVGDRDIKIDLKVEDIFLNMDTAVPLGIIINELVSNSLKYAFKDKGEKGIISVDIKHSGDDFTLTVCDNGCGIPEDIDFRDTESLGLQLVTNLVEQIDGTITLDKETGTKFTIIFTEEKYDI, encoded by the coding sequence ATGGCTTTGAGAAAAATAGAATGGAAAAACGTACCACTCAGGTCTAAATTGATCCTTTTTATCGTAATAGGTGTCTTGCTGGTACTTGTAACATCAACTGCTGTCATCATATCCACTGTTACCAATCAGGAAGTAGATCTTGCATATGAGCAATCCATCGAAAAATCAAGAGGTTACGCTAACCAGTTCGATGTTGATATGCGAAAGAACCATGCAATAGGTAAGACGATCGCAAATTCAATGGCTGCATACGAAACTGCTGACAGGGACGAGGTCAATGAAATATTGAAAGAAATAGCAGTCGAGAACCCGGACCTCCTTGGAACATATGTTTGTTATGAACCAAATGCCTTTGATGGCAATGACATCACTTTTGTAGATACACAGGGGCATGATTCCACAGGAAGGTTCATCCCGTATTGGAACAGGATCAACGGTGACCTTCAACTTGACCCACTGCTAAATTATGATACTTCCGATTACTACCAGTTACCAAAGATACTGAAGGAAGACCAGATCATTGATCCTTACTTCTACGAAGGAGTCTTCATAGTAAGTTATGTAACCCCCATAATAAAGGAAGGGAAATTTATCGGCATCGGTGGCGTGGATGTTTCCCTTACCTACCTTGATGAAGTGGTAAGTGAAGTGAAGGCATTCGACACAGGATATGCATTCATGACAGGAAATACAGGCATCCTTGTCTCACAACCCGAACAGAAGGACTGGATCGGTTACAAGACACTCTATGATTTTGATGTCCCGGAAATAACCACCATGGCAGATGACATCAAAGTAGGAGAGGGAGGATATATAGATACTATCGATCCTACCACAGGAAAAGAGGTAGTAATGTTCTATGAACCGATCAAGACCGGCGATTTTTCATTTATACTTGTAGTTCCAAAGGAGGAGATGCTTGCAGGTGTTGTTGAGCTTCGTAACAACCTCATTGTGATCTCCACCATATCCATCATTTTCATGACCGGGCTTGCAGCACTTATTGCAGGCTTTGTCACAAGACCCATCAATGCTATCGTAGCCAGCTTTAAGGACGTTTCCGATGCAGCAGTAGGAGGGAAAATATATGCCCGAGCTGATACCGAAGTAGATATCGATTTCAAGGACATACCCCTGGGTTTGAACGAGATCCTTGACGCCTTCACCAAACCAATGGCTGACACCATGCGTGTGGCCAACGGCCTTGCAAAAGGAGAACTTGAAACACGTATCGCCCCCGGTCTTAAAGGTGACTTCAAAGATCTGGGAGATACCCTCGACAGGTTTGCTGAAAAGCTCAATAACATTATTGATGAATCCAATTCAGTACTAATGGCTTTCCAGAGAGAAGATTTTACACACCAGATCAGTATCAAAGGGGAAGGCGACTTCAAGATACTTACTGATGGTATTGAAGAAACAAGGCAGGCCCTATATAAGATCACTAGCGAACAGAAAAAGGCCAAGCAGGAATTAATAAAGTATGCGGAAGAGCTTGAACACTCCAATCAGATGAAGGAAGAGATGGAGCATGTCATCGAGAACAGCCCTGTTGTCGTATTCAAATGGAAGCCAGAAAAAGGATGGCCTATTGAGTTCGTATCCAAGAACATTTCACAGTTTGGTTACTCACTTGAAGATTTTGAATCAGGTAAAGTAAAGTATGGAGATATTGTCCACCCACAGGACCTTGCACGAGTCGAAGCCGAACTGCAAAGAAGATGTGATGAGGGATACAGCAAGTTCAACATCGAATATCGGATCCTGACCAAATACGGTACTGTCCTCTGGGCAGATGAGAGGACATTCATACGCCGTGATGAAGATGGAAATGTGAACTACCTGCAAGGGATCATTGTAAACATTGATGAAAGAAAACGTGCTGAAGAGGCTCTTATAAAGATAGAGGATATTCGCAAGAAAGAGATCCATCATCGCATAAAGAATAACCTGCAGGTAATATCCACATTACTATACCTGGAATCTGATAAATTCAAGGATAAAAAGGTAAAGGAAGCTTTCAGGGATAGTCAGGACAGGGTCAGAACAATGGCACTTGTTCATGAAAAACTATACCAGTCAGAGGATATGGAAAGCATTGACTTTGCAGACTATACAAAGAATTTAATTAATTACCTGTCACAGTCATACGTTGTCGGGGACCGGGATATAAAAATTGATCTGAAAGTGGAAGATATTTTCCTGAACATGGATACAGCAGTGCCACTAGGGATCATTATCAATGAACTTGTTTCAAACTCACTGAAGTATGCTTTCAAAGACAAAGGAGAGAAGGGGATTATATCAGTAGACATAAAGCATTCAGGAGACGACTTCACACTAACTGTCTGCGATAACGGATGTGGAATACCTGAAGATATTGACTTCAGAGATACCGAATCCCTTGGACTTCAGCTTGTGACGAATCTGGTCGAGCAGATCGATGGAACGATCACGCTTGATAAAGAGACTGGTACAAAGTTCACAATAATATTTACAGAAGAAAAATATGATATATGA
- a CDS encoding winged helix-turn-helix domain-containing protein, with amino-acid sequence MKSSLSDTIWLSEKRKNLLLLLVEGPRNIDQIKTSLNVTSKAMMPQIKILKEQDMIIQNENDEYELSDVGRIIVRNMSPLLKTLEVIEENREYWATRDLTAIPGPLAYRLGELGQCMLIEPDLNHMFDLPVEFTENLTRSKDVKMFASYFHPLYPELFSEIIEKGIQFELILTDSVLDRMKNDCLDHLKLLISSDNTQLHVCDDSIKLTTISVTERFTYICLFNKDGRYDHRKIMSFDDSARIWGEELFSYYQERSRELKDI; translated from the coding sequence ATGAAATCCTCATTAAGTGATACAATATGGCTTTCTGAAAAAAGGAAAAACCTTCTTTTACTGCTCGTTGAGGGACCAAGGAATATCGACCAGATAAAGACGTCCCTGAATGTCACGTCAAAGGCAATGATGCCCCAGATAAAGATACTCAAAGAGCAGGACATGATCATACAGAACGAAAACGATGAGTATGAACTTTCTGATGTTGGCAGGATAATAGTCAGGAATATGAGCCCGTTATTGAAGACACTTGAAGTAATAGAGGAAAACAGGGAGTACTGGGCTACCCGCGACCTTACAGCAATACCCGGACCCCTTGCGTACAGGCTGGGAGAGTTAGGACAATGTATGCTTATAGAACCTGATCTGAATCACATGTTCGACCTTCCTGTCGAATTTACAGAAAACCTGACAAGGTCAAAAGATGTTAAGATGTTTGCATCATATTTCCACCCATTATACCCGGAACTATTTTCAGAGATCATTGAAAAGGGCATTCAATTCGAACTCATCCTTACAGACTCTGTCCTCGATCGAATGAAGAACGATTGCCTCGATCATCTTAAACTGCTCATTTCATCTGATAATACGCAGCTTCATGTATGTGATGATAGTATCAAGCTGACGACCATATCTGTCACAGAACGATTTACTTACATATGCCTCTTCAACAAAGATGGCAGATACGACCACCGGAAGATCATGAGCTTTGATGATAGTGCACGCATCTGGGGTGAAGAATTGTTCTCATATTATCAGGAACGATCCCGTGAGTTGAAAGATATCTAA
- the mtbC gene encoding dimethylamine corrinoid protein MtbC: protein MFHDFNGGCNTTNEELFKELSDAVVSCKKDEVLAAVAKAKGNVPAVEIIDKGLAAGMNEVGVLFERGKLFLPHVMMAADAMSSGVAELDDEMAGSGAASKLGVIVNGTVEGDVHDIGKAIVSTMLQAAGFEVHDIGRDVPLQNFIDKIKETDADMVGLSALMTTTLQGQKEVVELLKENGLRDKVKVMVGGAPATDAWAKKIGADCYAENASEAVVKAKELLL, encoded by the coding sequence ATATTCCACGACTTTAATGGAGGTTGTAACACGACAAACGAGGAATTATTCAAAGAGCTATCCGATGCGGTAGTGTCCTGCAAAAAAGATGAAGTATTAGCTGCAGTAGCAAAGGCAAAGGGCAATGTGCCAGCAGTAGAGATCATTGATAAGGGTCTTGCAGCAGGTATGAACGAAGTTGGTGTTCTCTTCGAAAGAGGAAAACTTTTCCTTCCACACGTTATGATGGCAGCAGACGCAATGTCTTCAGGTGTCGCAGAACTGGATGACGAGATGGCAGGCAGTGGAGCTGCTTCAAAGCTCGGTGTAATTGTCAATGGTACTGTCGAGGGCGACGTACACGATATCGGTAAGGCAATTGTATCAACAATGCTCCAGGCAGCAGGTTTTGAAGTACACGACATTGGCAGAGATGTACCTCTCCAGAATTTCATTGACAAGATCAAGGAAACCGATGCTGACATGGTCGGTCTCTCCGCACTTATGACAACAACACTCCAGGGACAGAAGGAAGTCGTTGAACTTCTCAAGGAGAACGGTCTCAGAGACAAGGTTAAGGTCATGGTCGGTGGTGCTCCAGCAACAGATGCATGGGCAAAGAAGATCGGTGCAGACTGCTATGCAGAAAATGCAAGTGAAGCTGTAGTCAAAGCAAAGGAGTTACTTCTTTAA